One Gossypium hirsutum isolate 1008001.06 chromosome A11, Gossypium_hirsutum_v2.1, whole genome shotgun sequence genomic window carries:
- the LOC107889434 gene encoding uncharacterized protein, with amino-acid sequence MDNPLSQNPDSTWSQYFRNAELEKMVNQDLSRLYPEHESYFHTPGCQGMLRRILLLWCLRHPDCGYRQGMHELLAPLLYVLHVDVERLLEVRKLYEDLFIDKFDGFSFEENGVAYNFDFKKFADSVEDEIESQGNSKQVMSLYELDPELQAVVLLSDAYGAEGELGIVLSEKFMEHDAYCMFDALMTGAHGSDAYGLGLLNLFLLLLFKAKLLLGSYKLHSLQSKFLFLQPCQVDDGVVLPDEPSLYLTAIEDTKYKDDKIEFWNNVYGFDMSCIKKQAMMEPLVDTVDQKQIVTNCHLLKTMDISKMVHGDASFTAPFKLIAERDDYIHAFVAYFDVSFTKCHKLMGFSTGPRSRATHWKQTVLYLEDVLTICEGETIIGSMTVAPNKKNPRDVDIMVKYSLSGRRCVVSRVQFYKMR; translated from the exons ATGGATAATCCACTTTCACAAAACCCAG ACAGCACCTGGAGTCAATACTTTCGGAATGCTGAGCTGGAGAAAATGGTTAACCAGGATTTATCACGATTATATCCGGAGCATGAAAGCTACTTCCATACTCCTGGATGCCAGGGTATGTTGAGGCGCATACTATTGCTGTGGTGTCTTCGACACCCGGACTGTGGTTACAGACAAG GAATGCATGAACTCTTGGCTCCTCTTTTGTATGTTCTTCATGTTGATGTCGAGCGACTGTTGGAAGTGCGGAAGCTATATGAAGACCTCTTCATTGACAAATTCGACGGATTTTCATTTGAAGAAAATGGTGTCGCTTACAATTTTGATTTTAAGAAGTTCGCAGATTCCGTGGAAGATGAGATTGAATCTCAGGGCAATTCAAAGCAAGTTATGAGTCTTTATGAGCTTGATCCTGAGTTACAAGCGGTTGTATTGCTAAGTGATGCTTACGGAGCTGAAGGTGAACTCGGTATTGTCTTGTCTGAGAAATTTATGGAACATGATGCCTACTGTATGTTTGATGCTCTGATGACTGGGGCACATGGTTCAGATGCTTACGGGCTGggccttttaaatttatttttactcttGCTCTTCAAAGCAAAACTTTTGTTGGGTTCTTATAAGCTACATTCTTTACAATCAAAGTTCTTATTCCTTCAACCGTGTCAGGTTGATGATGGAGTTGTGCTACCAGATGAACCTTCTCTTTACTTGACAGCAATTGAGGATACCAAGTACAAAGACGACAAGATCGAAT TTTGGAATAATGTTTATGGATTTGACATGAGTTGTATAAAAAAGCAAGCTATGATGGAACCTCTTGTTGACACGGTTGACCAGAaacaaattgtaacaaattgcCACCTTCTCAAG ACAATGGATATTTCTAAGATGGTTCATGGGGATGCTTCTTTCACTGCACCTTTCAAGCTTATTGCAGAGCGTGATGATTACATCCATGCTTTCGTTGCATATTTTGATGTTTCGTTTACCAAATGCCACAAATTGATGGGTTTCTCTACAG GACCAAGATCGCGAGCTACCCATTGGAAGCAAACAGTCCTATATCTAGAGGATGTGTTAACCATCTGTGAAGGGGAGACAATAATTGGGAGCATGACTGTTGCACCAAACAAGAAGAATCCCCGAGACGTTGATATAATGGTTAAATATTCATTGAGCGGACGACGTTGTGTGGTTTCGAGAGTTCAATTCTATAAGATGCGCTGA